The following coding sequences lie in one Takifugu flavidus isolate HTHZ2018 chromosome 4, ASM371156v2, whole genome shotgun sequence genomic window:
- the snta1 gene encoding alpha-1-syntrophin translates to MAAAMKAQKTGLLELRVTVDRWRRVLATLTEDTLTVNPSEASEEPAKAAPTPVGALNGDPPNLSSSPVPETITNVKRTVRVTKQDVGGLGISIKGGKENKMPILISKIFKGLAADQTEALYVGDAILSVNSYDLREATHDEAVQALKKTGKEVVLEVKYIKEMSAFFKSSGSPGGALPWDSPPSTPQRTSEPLPAEVKEPRSIPLKMCQVSRKQCPPDTENRYFEVISATRKNSMFLRAKDPAMAQSWYNAIQNSIANLLPRMKDEMKVMQPGMEVKHVGWITEQVIQGPEKPVLAVLTDRDLLLYPSLPESKEGLKSPTKSHPLITTRLVHSGPGKSSPLLDSDLSFGLRTGTKQGVETHVFRVDSAKDLSTWTHLLVEGCHNAAELIKEVTTACSWNGKECTLGVHIDEGFTLFTEEMGVRKRILLQHPFEHLKMSSDDGVRMMFLDFGGPEAEIQLDLHCCPKTLVFIIHSFLSVKVKRLGLLA, encoded by the exons ATGGCTGCCGCGATGAAGGCACAGAAAACGGGACTGCTGGAACTTCGAGTCACCGTGGACCGCTGGAGACGGGTGCTGGCGACACTTACCGAGGATACGCTGACGGTAAACCCCAGCGAGGCGAGCGAGGAGCCCGCGAAAGCCGCCCCGACCCCGGTGGGTGCTCTCAACGGAGACCCCCCGAACCTCAGCTCGTCCCCGGTCCCGGAAACCATCACCAACGTGAAGCGCACCGTGCGAGTCACCAAGCAAGATGTTGGGGGGCTCGGCATTAGTATCAAAG GTGGGAAGGAAAACAAGATGCCCATCCTCATCTCGAAGATTTTCAAGGGCCTGGCCGCTGACCAGACGGAGGCGCTCTACGTCGGGGACGCCATATTGTCCGTCAACAGCTACGACCTGCGCGAGGCCACGCACGACGAGGCTGTGCAAGCACTGAAGAAAACCGGCAAAGAGGTCGTCCTTGAGG TGAAATACATCAAGGAGATGTCAGCCTTCTTTAAAAGTTCGGGTTCCCCTGGGGGTGCTCTTCCGTGGGACTCTCCCCCCTCCACGCCTCAGAGGACTTCTGAGCCTTTACCCGCAGAGGTGAAAGAGCCCCGCAGCATCCCTCTGAAGATGTGCCAGGTGTCACGGAAACAGTGTCCTCCAGACACAGAAAACAG GTACTTTGAGGTGATTTCAGCAACCAGAAAGAACTCCATGTTCCTGCGAGCGAAAGACCCAGCCATGGCTCAGTCCTGGTACAACGCCATACAGAACAGCATCGCTAACCTTTTACCAAGAATGAAGGACGAGATGAAGGTCATGCAGCCGGGAATGGAGGTCAAACATGTGGGCTGGATTACAGAGCAG GTAATCCAAGGTCCAGAGAAACCAGTGTTAGCTGTGCTGACTGATAGAGACCTGCTGCTGTACCCCTCCCTGCCTGAGAGCAAGGAGGGCCTAAAGAGCCCCACCAAGAGTCATCCGCTCATCACCACCAG ACTAGTTCACTCTGGCCCAGGAAAGAGTTCCCCGCTTCTGGACTCGGACCTCTCGTTTGGTCTGCGTACTGGCACGAAGCAAGGCGTGGAAACCCACGTGTTCAGGGTGGATTCTGCCAAGGACCTGTCCACCTGGACTCATCTGCTGGTGGAGGGTTGCCATAACGCTGCCGAGCTCATCAAAGAGGTCACGACAG CATGTAGTTGGAACGGGAAAGAGTGCACCCTGGGAGTTCACATCGATGAGGGTTTCACACTATTCACGGAAGAAATGGGTGTCAGAAAAAGGATTCTGCTGCAGCATCCCTTCGAACAtctcaaaatgtcctcagaCGACGGTGTGCGCATGATGTTCCTTGACTTTGGAGGCCCCGAGGCAGAGATT CAACTGGACCTTCACTGTTGTCCGAAGACCCTCGTCTTCATCATCCACTCGTTCCTGTCGGTCAAGGTCAAGCGCCTTGGCCTCCTGGCATGA